The window CGGCAAGCTCAGCCTGCGCATCTCCGGTGGCGACGCCATCTACGCCCCCAGCGGCGGCCGCTGCTCGCTCGGCTTCAACGTCCGCAACAGCGCCGGCACGAACTACTTCCTGACCGCCGGCCACTGCACCAACATCTCCTCGACCTGGACCAACGGTTCGGTCACGCTCGGCACCCGGGCCGGCACCAGCTTCCCGGGCAACGACTACGGCATCGTCCGCTACACCAACACGACGATCACCAAGACCGGCGGCGTCGGCACCTCGGTCGACATCACCTCGGCGGCCACCCCGGCCGTCGGCGCGACCGTCACCCGTCGTGGCTCGACCACCGGCACCCGCTCCGGCCGGGTCACCGCGCTCAACAGCACGGTGAACTACGCCGAGGGCTCGGTCTCCGGTCTGATCCGCACCACCGTCTGCGCCGAGCCCGGCGACAGCGGCGGCTCGCTCTACTCCGGCACCACCGCGCACGGCCTGACCTCGGGCGGTAGCGGCAACTGCACCAGCGGTGGCGTCACCTACTTCCAGCCGGTCGTGGAGGCCCTGAGCGCGTACGGCGTCTCGGTCTTCTGACACACACCTGCGGCCCGGCGGTGACGCCCACACCGTGAGCTCTCCGAACAGGGCCGGGCCGATACGGACACCCGCCCCCGATCCACTTGATCGGGGGCGGGTGTCGTGTATCACAATCGATGAATGACCACAGTGAACAACGGCCGCAAGGTGCACCGGGGTGCGAAGGCGCCGGGCTGTCCCGTCCGGGTCGGCGACGACGGCGTCTGGCACATCCAG of the Actinoplanes sichuanensis genome contains:
- a CDS encoding S1 family peptidase, coding for MLNPKLRRPIVGLAVGILVGSGLAATPAAAAPIADPTALANTLDARLGVRDAGSYIDDAGRLVVNVTDAATAAEVKATGATARYVARSGATLAAADENLKVNLKTPGTAFAIDPVTNQVVVSVDESITGAKLAAVQATVAKLGDAARVESVPGKLSLRISGGDAIYAPSGGRCSLGFNVRNSAGTNYFLTAGHCTNISSTWTNGSVTLGTRAGTSFPGNDYGIVRYTNTTITKTGGVGTSVDITSAATPAVGATVTRRGSTTGTRSGRVTALNSTVNYAEGSVSGLIRTTVCAEPGDSGGSLYSGTTAHGLTSGGSGNCTSGGVTYFQPVVEALSAYGVSVF